The following are from one region of the Streptomyces sp. NBC_01304 genome:
- a CDS encoding HU family DNA-binding protein, giving the protein MNRSDLVTALSDRAQVTRKDADAVLAALAETVGEIVAKGDEKITIPGFLSFERTHRAARTGRNPQTGAPLTVPAGYSVKVSAGSKLKEAAKG; this is encoded by the coding sequence ATGAACCGCAGCGATTTGGTGACCGCGCTGTCCGACCGCGCCCAGGTGACCCGCAAGGACGCCGACGCCGTACTGGCCGCGCTCGCCGAGACCGTCGGCGAGATCGTCGCGAAGGGCGACGAGAAGATCACCATCCCCGGGTTCCTCAGCTTCGAGCGCACTCACCGTGCCGCTCGCACCGGCCGCAATCCCCAGACCGGTGCCCCGCTCACCGTGCCCGCCGGGTACAGCGTGAAGGTGTCCGCGGGCTCGAAGCTCAAGGAGGCGGCGAAGGGCTAG
- a CDS encoding pentapeptide repeat-containing protein — protein sequence MDLGSDLDHRGTPVSGELLEQLLHQLHDPATGRHQVGHAQFDGAQFSGVAWFYRAHFSGNAVFDGAHFSGDAMFDRAQFSSLARFDRAQFPSVARFYGAQFSADALFDGAQFSSDAQFHEVQFSRVARFYGAQFSGDAVFDGAQFSSDARFDGAQFDIASQLGPLLCRGTLGLSAARFGSPLTLEAATARVDCQRTRFDSTAALRLRYATVDLSDAVLEHPLTITVKTAPFTSINTGEALPEGELVGSDPAVRMASLRGADTAHLALHNVDLSGCLLSGTVHLDQLRLEGDCPFALAPSGRRWTARRTLAEEQHWRAAQGEAGWTAAPAGADAVGPATLAPVYRQLRKSFEDSKNEPDAADFYYGEMEMRRHDRTRPRAERALLAAYWAVSGYGLRAARAMGWLLGAMAATVLVMMLWGLPLGAPQSATTGQLTGQDITLTTDVPDPVNPSGPLRSRITTDRWEKAMRIVVNSVVFRSSGQDLTTAGTYTEMASRLTEPVLLGLAVLAVRGRIKR from the coding sequence CTGGATCTAGGCAGCGACCTTGACCACCGCGGCACCCCCGTCTCAGGTGAGCTGCTGGAGCAGCTCTTACATCAACTGCATGATCCCGCCACCGGTCGGCACCAAGTCGGCCACGCCCAGTTCGACGGGGCGCAGTTCTCCGGAGTCGCCTGGTTTTACAGGGCGCACTTCTCCGGCAACGCCGTGTTCGACGGGGCGCACTTCTCAGGCGACGCCATGTTCGACCGGGCGCAGTTCTCCAGCCTCGCCCGGTTCGACCGGGCGCAGTTTCCCAGCGTCGCCCGGTTTTACGGAGCGCAGTTCTCCGCCGACGCCCTGTTCGACGGGGCGCAGTTCTCCAGCGACGCCCAGTTCCACGAGGTGCAGTTCTCCCGCGTCGCCCGGTTTTATGGGGCGCAGTTCTCCGGCGACGCCGTGTTCGACGGGGCGCAGTTCTCCAGCGACGCCCGGTTCGACGGGGCGCAGTTCGATATAGCTTCCCAGCTAGGCCCACTGCTCTGCCGGGGAACCCTCGGCCTGTCCGCGGCGCGGTTCGGCAGCCCTCTGACGCTCGAGGCGGCCACGGCGCGCGTCGACTGCCAGCGCACACGTTTTGACTCCACTGCGGCACTGCGACTGCGCTACGCCACGGTGGACCTCAGCGACGCGGTCCTGGAGCATCCGCTGACCATCACGGTCAAGACAGCGCCCTTTACGAGCATCAACACCGGAGAAGCCTTGCCGGAAGGCGAACTGGTTGGCTCCGATCCGGCCGTGCGCATGGCGTCTCTGAGAGGTGCGGACACGGCGCACCTGGCGCTGCACAACGTGGACCTGTCCGGCTGTCTACTGTCCGGTACGGTGCACCTGGACCAGCTCCGCCTGGAGGGCGACTGCCCCTTTGCCCTCGCCCCGTCGGGCCGACGATGGACCGCGCGACGGACACTGGCCGAGGAGCAGCACTGGCGCGCCGCTCAAGGCGAAGCCGGATGGACCGCGGCCCCGGCCGGAGCCGATGCGGTGGGGCCGGCGACGCTGGCGCCGGTGTACCGGCAGCTGCGGAAATCCTTCGAGGACAGCAAGAACGAGCCGGACGCCGCGGACTTCTACTACGGCGAGATGGAGATGCGCCGCCACGACCGCACCCGGCCCCGCGCCGAGCGCGCGCTGCTGGCTGCGTATTGGGCGGTGTCTGGGTACGGGCTGCGGGCGGCCCGCGCGATGGGCTGGCTGCTCGGCGCGATGGCCGCCACCGTGCTGGTGATGATGTTGTGGGGCCTGCCCCTGGGTGCACCGCAATCCGCGACCACCGGGCAGCTGACCGGCCAGGACATCACCCTGACCACCGACGTACCCGATCCGGTCAACCCCAGCGGTCCGCTCCGCTCCCGGATCACCACCGATCGGTGGGAGAAGGCGATGCGGATCGTGGTGAACTCGGTCGTCTTCCGCTCCTCCGGCCAGGACCTCACCACCGCCGGCACCTACACCGAGATGGCCTCCCGGCTAACCGAACCCGTGCTCCTCGGCCTGGCCGTCCTTGCCGTCCGCGGCCGCATCAAACGATGA
- a CDS encoding nuclease-related domain-containing protein, translated as MPSTPSTRPRRRTGAGASAQAMADTIRAAERRKQHRTASWALPLLVLPLALGLGYLTATLTSPHAGLAVTVVVTALALRRIYRSKGSTWATGAAGERRTRWILAPLVWFGFGAWAVLHDRQIPRSRANLDHLVLGRCGPVYVDTKTWKAKRARVQLRHGQLWYGRHPQQKTLDTVLWEAGRAAEVLGTHVQAIIAVHYAEVPPGGLISSGVTIIPASELRGFLRALPKEPGWNRARIARARQWADERLPPAR; from the coding sequence ATGCCCTCCACGCCCTCCACGCGACCCAGGCGCCGTACCGGCGCCGGCGCGAGCGCCCAGGCCATGGCCGACACCATCCGCGCCGCCGAACGCCGCAAGCAGCACCGCACCGCCAGCTGGGCCCTGCCGTTGCTCGTCCTGCCTCTCGCCCTCGGGCTCGGCTACCTCACCGCCACCCTCACCAGCCCGCACGCCGGCCTGGCCGTCACCGTGGTGGTCACCGCGCTGGCCCTGCGCCGCATCTACCGCAGCAAGGGCAGCACCTGGGCAACCGGAGCCGCCGGAGAGCGGCGCACCCGCTGGATCCTCGCACCACTGGTGTGGTTCGGATTCGGGGCCTGGGCAGTCCTGCACGATCGGCAGATACCGCGCTCCAGGGCGAACCTGGATCACCTCGTCCTCGGACGCTGCGGCCCCGTCTACGTGGACACGAAGACCTGGAAGGCGAAACGGGCGAGGGTCCAACTGCGCCACGGGCAGCTCTGGTACGGCCGTCACCCACAGCAGAAGACCCTCGACACCGTGCTGTGGGAAGCAGGCCGCGCAGCCGAGGTTCTCGGCACCCACGTGCAGGCGATCATCGCCGTGCACTACGCCGAGGTACCGCCGGGCGGCCTCATCAGCTCCGGAGTGACGATTATCCCGGCCAGCGAACTGCGCGGGTTCCTGCGCGCGCTGCCCAAGGAGCCCGGCTGGAACCGTGCGCGAATCGCACGGGCACGCCAATGGGCCGACGAGCGCCTGCCGCCGGCCCGCTGA
- a CDS encoding ABC transporter substrate-binding protein yields the protein MNWSTRASVFTLAGLMTMTAGCGTLAGDADKPRIIVVGTTDTLDSLDPTASYDTGTWTLLSAATQSLLTYKRGSQEPTADAAESCTWVGLGNVTYRCTLRTGLTFSSGQDVTAKDVKYSIDRVRTMEHPLGPSSLLASIKDITTKGSDVTFHLKRGDATFPFALATPAAAIVDHRDYPAKKARPTRKITGSGPYVLSEYRAGSEAVLTANPDYRGPESLQNDEVRVRYFKNNDQMLAALKAGTIDVVHRGLTQDQISDLQARDDTKSGIKVLEMRGQEVRALILNTRAPNLEKAGVRRAMAHLIDRGELAGTVYAGTVEPLYSTVPAGIDGHTTAFFDQYSEVDIDKARTELAAADVTTPVPLTLTYTSGHYGPTTRTEFAVLKKQLEAGGLFDVDVKAVDNWQDYQEKASHGAYEAFGLGWYPDFPDADNFIGPFVGKDNPMYVPYGPKSVLDTLARSRLSANRTDAASALEGVQHTMARDVPLIPLWQGNQYIVAQSLIGGTEWAYSPNSLLRLWELKHIA from the coding sequence GTGAACTGGTCCACCCGAGCGAGCGTCTTCACGCTCGCCGGCCTGATGACGATGACCGCCGGCTGCGGGACGCTGGCCGGTGACGCCGACAAGCCGCGCATCATCGTCGTGGGCACCACCGACACCCTCGACTCGCTGGACCCCACGGCCAGCTACGACACGGGCACCTGGACACTGCTCAGCGCAGCCACCCAGAGCCTGCTCACCTACAAGCGCGGCAGCCAGGAACCCACCGCCGATGCGGCCGAATCCTGCACCTGGGTCGGCCTCGGCAACGTGACCTACCGCTGCACGCTGCGGACCGGCCTCACGTTCAGCAGTGGCCAGGACGTCACCGCGAAGGACGTCAAGTACTCCATCGACCGGGTGCGCACCATGGAGCATCCGCTCGGCCCGTCCTCCCTGCTGGCCAGCATCAAGGACATCACCACCAAGGGCAGCGACGTCACCTTCCACCTCAAGCGCGGCGATGCGACCTTCCCGTTCGCCCTGGCAACCCCGGCGGCCGCGATCGTGGACCACCGCGACTACCCCGCCAAGAAGGCGCGGCCCACCCGAAAGATCACCGGGTCCGGCCCGTACGTGCTGTCGGAGTACCGCGCGGGCAGTGAAGCCGTCCTGACGGCCAACCCCGACTACCGCGGACCCGAGTCCCTGCAGAACGACGAAGTGCGCGTGCGGTACTTCAAGAACAACGACCAGATGCTCGCCGCCCTCAAGGCGGGCACGATCGACGTCGTCCACCGCGGGCTGACCCAGGACCAGATCAGCGACCTGCAGGCCAGGGACGACACCAAGTCCGGCATCAAGGTCCTCGAGATGCGAGGCCAGGAGGTCCGCGCACTCATCCTCAACACGCGGGCCCCGAACCTGGAGAAGGCGGGCGTGCGGCGCGCGATGGCGCACCTCATCGACCGCGGGGAACTCGCCGGCACCGTCTACGCCGGCACCGTCGAGCCCCTCTACTCGACTGTCCCGGCAGGAATCGACGGCCACACCACCGCCTTCTTCGACCAGTACAGCGAGGTCGACATCGACAAGGCGCGCACCGAGCTCGCCGCAGCAGACGTCACCACGCCGGTCCCGCTTACCCTGACGTACACCTCCGGCCACTACGGACCCACCACGCGCACCGAGTTCGCCGTGCTCAAGAAGCAACTCGAGGCCGGCGGGCTCTTCGACGTCGACGTGAAGGCAGTCGACAACTGGCAGGACTACCAGGAGAAGGCGTCACACGGCGCCTACGAGGCCTTCGGGCTCGGCTGGTACCCCGACTTCCCCGACGCCGACAACTTCATCGGCCCCTTCGTCGGCAAGGACAACCCGATGTACGTCCCCTACGGGCCGAAGAGCGTCCTGGACACGCTCGCCCGCTCCCGCCTCTCCGCCAACCGCACCGACGCCGCCTCGGCCCTCGAAGGCGTCCAGCACACCATGGCCCGCGACGTCCCGCTCATACCGCTCTGGCAGGGCAACCAGTACATCGTCGCCCAGTCGCTCATCGGCGGCACCGAATGGGCCTACAGCCCCAACTCACTCCTGCGACTGTGGGAGTTGAAGCACATCGCCTGA